A segment of the Candidatus Tanganyikabacteria bacterium genome:
ACTTCCTTGCCGTGCATCTGCATGTGGATCTGCTCTTCCATCTCCACGACGGCTTCCTTGCCCGCGCCCGAGGTCGACTGGTAGGTCGCGACCACCACGCGTTCGAGCTTGCCCAGGGCGCGCAGCGGCGCCAAGGGCATCAGGACGACGGCCGTCGAGCAGTTGGGATTGGCGATGATGCCGCGATGCTGCCGGCAGGCCTCGGCGTTGATCTCGGGGATGACCAGGGGCACGTCGTCGCGCATCCGGAATTCCGCCGTGTTGTCCACGACGACCGCGCCGGCCTCGACCGCCGCCGGCGCCAGTTCGCGCGAGACGGCCTCGCCGGCCGACGAGAGCACGAGATCGACGCCCCGGAACGCCGCGGGCTCGGCCAGTTCCACCGGGTACTCGCGGTCCTCCCACGATTGCGTCCCGCCGGCCGACCGAGCCGACGCCAGCAGCTTTATGTCCTTGACGGGGAACTTGCGCCGGGAGAGGGTGGCCAGCATCTCCTGGCCCACCATGCCGGTGGCGCCCAGGACCGCGACGTTGTATCCGCTCATATGCTGCGATTATAGATGGATTCTCGTGCCGCGGCTCGCTTGCCGCGCGGCCTACAGCAGGTGCTCCAGCCCGTAGACCAGTCCCCTGCTCTCCACCACCTTGCGGATGCCCAGCAGGACCCCGGGGATGAAGGATTCCCGCGACAGCGAGTCGTGGCGCAGCGTGAGCGTCTGGCCGAGGCCGCCGAACAGCACCTCCTGGTGGGCCACCAGGCCCGGGAGGCGCACCGAGTGAATCTGGATGCCGGTCTCGTCGAAGTCGGCGCCCCGCGCGCAGCGCAGCGTCTCCTTCTCGGGCGCGTTGTTCAGTCCGAAGCGCTCCCGGGAAGCGCGCATGAGTTCGGCGGTCTTGATCGCGGTGCCGCTCGGGGCGTCGGCCTTCTGGTTGTGGTGCAGTTCGATGATCTCGGCGCAGTCGAAGTACTTCGCCGCCTCGGCGGCGAACTTCATCAGCAGCACGGCGCCCAGCGCGAAATTCGGCGCCACGAGGCAGCCGACGCCCTGGCGATCGCACACCTGCGCAAGCTCGACGATATCGTCCGCGTGCATCCCCGTCGTGCCGACCACCGGCCGGATGCCGGCTCCCAAGGCACGAAGGCAATTTTCCTTGACGGCCGTCGGATGGGTGAAGTCCACGATGACCTGGGGGCGGCCGGGCAACTCGGAGAGGCGCTCCACGACCGGGGCGTCGCGGTGGCCTACCCCGGCCAGTTCGCCGCAGTCGCCGCCCGGACTGGCGGGATCGACCCCGCCCACGAGCGCCAGGTCGGGCGCGCCGAAGATCCCGCGGATCACCTCCCGTCCCATCTTGCCTGCCGCGCCGGCCACCGCTACCGTGATCGTCATGGCGCCATTGTAGTCCGGATATGCGCAAGAATCCGCTCAACGACCTCGATGCCCGGGAATGGGTGCGCCGGACCCGTTCCTGGTTCGTCTGCGACGGCCGCACCCGGGACATCACCCCGGACATCGAGAATCATCCCGCCTCCTTCCCGCCCGAGATGCTCGAGCGCTTCATCGGCTTCTTCACGCGCAGGGGCCAGATCGTGCTCGATCCGTTCGTCGGCTGCGGCAGCACCCTGGTGGCCGCGCACGCCCTCGGCCGCAGGTCGGTGGGCCTCGAACTCTCGCCGCGCTACCACGCCGCCACGGCGGCCCGCCTGGCACGCCTGGCGGCCGCTCCGGGAGAACCGCTACCGGCGCTCCACCTGGCGGACGCCCGCGACGTGGCATCCCTGGGGATCGGCCCGGTGGACTACTGCATCACCTCGCCGCCCTACTGGGACATGCTCAAGCGCTCCCGCGGCCAGGCGATCTCGACCCAGAAGC
Coding sequences within it:
- a CDS encoding 4-hydroxy-tetrahydrodipicolinate reductase, coding for MTITVAVAGAAGKMGREVIRGIFGAPDLALVGGVDPASPGGDCGELAGVGHRDAPVVERLSELPGRPQVIVDFTHPTAVKENCLRALGAGIRPVVGTTGMHADDIVELAQVCDRQGVGCLVAPNFALGAVLLMKFAAEAAKYFDCAEIIELHHNQKADAPSGTAIKTAELMRASRERFGLNNAPEKETLRCARGADFDETGIQIHSVRLPGLVAHQEVLFGGLGQTLTLRHDSLSRESFIPGVLLGIRKVVESRGLVYGLEHLL
- a CDS encoding aspartate-semialdehyde dehydrogenase, encoding MSGYNVAVLGATGMVGQEMLATLSRRKFPVKDIKLLASARSAGGTQSWEDREYPVELAEPAAFRGVDLVLSSAGEAVSRELAPAAVEAGAVVVDNTAEFRMRDDVPLVIPEINAEACRQHRGIIANPNCSTAVVLMPLAPLRALGKLERVVVATYQSTSGAGKEAVVEMEEQIHMQMHGKEVPPAVFRKPIAFNLIPAIGSFREDLYTSEEVKMTFESRKIMGIPDLAVTCTCVRVPVRVGHSAAVNVVFDRPVSLEDVRAILAQAPGVRILDDPASHLYPTPLECAGEDDVLVGRIRGDLSHPNGVNFWVAGDNLRKGAALNAVQIAEVLVRDGLLKPAAVRPVPS